The Nitrospirota bacterium genome contains the following window.
TCAGTCAATATCAAGATTTTTTAACTCTTCCCATCTCCTGTCTATTTTAGTCGGTTCTGCATATCCCTGAGGGGCTGTGCCCACCTTAAAGAATTCAATCATTGCTCCTGTCTCAGGAGTAGCAAGAAGTCCTGTATTGGGGTCTATTTCAGCAGTCGTAATACCCTCGGGTATTGGAAAAGGATGCGGCTCATCGTTATTAATGGCTTCCTTCATAAAATTTACCCATATTGGGGAGGCTGCCTTAGCGCCTGTTTCCTTGGTGCCCAGCGGTCTCAGGTCATCGAATCCTACCCATACACATGCTGCTAAATCAGGGGTAAAGCCTACAAACCACGCATCTTTATATTCATTGGTTGTGCCTGTCTTTCCAGCCACCGGCCTGTTGAGACTCTTAGCACGCCAGCCAGTTCCACGCTTAACCACGTCTTCCATCATGGATGTAACAAGAAAGGCTGTCTGTGGACTTATAGCACTATTGCCTTCTGGCTCATTGCTCTCAAGGATATCTCCTCTTTCATCAACAATGTATTTAACAGCAATGGTTTTCATTCTAACCCCCTCATTAGCAAATACAGAAAAAGCAGATACAAGCTCAAGGGGGCTTACGCTCAGGGTTCCCAGGGCAAGGCTGAGGTCGTGAGGAAATGGCCCTTCGATGCCTAAGTACCCGGAAAAATCTATGACCTTTTTTACACCTAAATTTTCAAGGAGCCTTACAGTTACTATATTCCGTGAGTATGTAAGGGCCTCTCTCAGCCTTGTCGGCCCCAGGTATTTATGATCGTAATTTTCAGGTGTCCACTCACCCAAAAGAGGCCGTGGATAACTTACAGGCTCATCTACAATAACACTTGCCGGGGTAAAACCATTGTCCATGGCCGTTGCATAGATTATGGGTTTAAAGGCCGAGCCTGGCTGTCTCTTTGCAAGTGTAGCCCTGTTAAACTCGCTCTTTGAAAAATCATACCCTCCAACCATGGCCCTTATAGAGCCTGTTGATGGCTCAATTGCAACAATGGCCCCTTCAACAAGGGGATCCTGCTCAAGTAAAAACAAGGCCTCTTTGCCTTTAAGGGCTTTTATCCTTACTTTTATTATATCTCCTGCCTTTAATATGTTTGTAAGTTTTAAGTTTTTAAATTCTTTAAGAACCCTGCCCTCAGAGTTTATAAGTCTTGATGCCCATATTGCATCTGAAAGGAGGAGTTTTCCTGTGAT
Protein-coding sequences here:
- a CDS encoding PBP1A family penicillin-binding protein, producing the protein MISFTKKITLLFLLLIFALSTGIAVGGYFALTRDIPKVEELKGYRPTKGTAVYADDDTLIGEFKIEKGVFVPLKQIPESLIKAVVAVEDSRFWTHKGLDYIAIARALLKDALAGGIKEGGSTITQQLAKVIFLTPERTIQRKLKEATLAFRIEKHLSKKEILEVYLNKVYFGHGAYGVEMAAMTYFGKSVKNITLPEAALLAGLIKAPNTYSPYNNLEKAKMRQHTALQRMQEEGYISKADMDKAYKQPLQLSSLKRGHDAPNYFLEYVRKYLEDKYGAETVYKGGLKVYTTLNKDMQLFAIKALQDGLREIDKRQGFRGPVGHKDIDPKKELKEKEPFPKVIMNPGDLLTGTVLKVSPSEAVIKARGITGKLLLSDAIWASRLINSEGRVLKEFKNLKLTNILKAGDIIKVRIKALKGKEALFLLEQDPLVEGAIVAIEPSTGSIRAMVGGYDFSKSEFNRATLAKRQPGSAFKPIIYATAMDNGFTPASVIVDEPVSYPRPLLGEWTPENYDHKYLGPTRLREALTYSRNIVTVRLLENLGVKKVIDFSGYLGIEGPFPHDLSLALGTLSVSPLELVSAFSVFANEGVRMKTIAVKYIVDERGDILESNEPEGNSAISPQTAFLVTSMMEDVVKRGTGWRAKSLNRPVAGKTGTTNEYKDAWFVGFTPDLAACVWVGFDDLRPLGTKETGAKAASPIWVNFMKEAINNDEPHPFPIPEGITTAEIDPNTGLLATPETGAMIEFFKVGTAPQGYAEPTKIDRRWEELKNLDID